GTGGCCGCAAGGTCAAGATCCTTCTTCTCTAGAGCCTGCCTCATTTTTTCTAAAGGAAATAACACTCGGATCAGAAGGAAGAAAGAAAAAGATATCAAGGGAGAGTCGACAAGTTTTTTACCTCCCATACCAGCAGTTCCATCCTGAGCCTTCTGCAAGTTCTTCTTAGCTAACTCCAGGTCAAGGTTGAGTTAGATCTGTTTCTTCTCCAAATCAGCAAACCGAGCCCCGAGCTCACAAGATCTCTGCAGTCAGTCCACAAAGTCAAAGATTGGTCGCCTTCGGGCAATAAAGTACAAGTTCGATTCATTATGACAAAAAGAGTTCTAAGACTACTGTTgaatcaaacattcaacagtagtctcggggactacacccagtgggtgcacttagcgtgcccccactggttcgattCTTCAATTGACTTGGTCCGTCCAGTCGACAAAAAAAGAAACAACAATTATTCTCAGACCACAgacgactgccagcagtcgactgcggtctcggggactacacccagtgggtgcactcagcgtgcccccactggtccAGATTCCACTCGATATGGTCCGCCCAGCCAAAGTGGAAGAACCGTCAAGAAGTATTCTGTTCAAAGACCCTCGCTGAATCAAACATTTGATGGtggcctcggggactacacccagtgggtgcactttgcatgcccccactagttcaaagATACAATCGACGCAACCTAGTCGACTCAAGTGAAAAAAACTACTCAGCAAAAATTGAAACACCCAGTAGGTGTACAGATGCAAGGTGCAGATTGACACTAGATGCACATTAAAGGttttcgggtagcatatcctaacagaacaagcagCAAGATAAAGGTCAGTCGGAAATCAACTAACCTGGACGTTGGTCTGGAGAGCTGAGCTGGCATCATAAGCAGCTTGACTGGCCTcatgcaccgtcttcatccgTTCCATCATAATGCCTGCTCGGTGTATAGCTTCCTTGGCAGCGCTCACTGGATTCTCCGGGACATGATGGTAACGAAAAGTGGACTTGATGGGGCAGTCACAGCAGCCTGAGGATCCGAGGCATGGAGTTGTACAGACAAAGCAGGGACTTGGACAGTCGACGCTGATGGGTGCGCAGTCGACACAGGTTCAGCAAAAGTAACAGAGGCCCGTTTAAGGTCTCCGGACTGCTGGGTCACCAGTTCTAGCGCTAGAGTCCTCAAGGACGCTTTCTTGGCTGGCACCCCCCTGCCTGAGGTCCTGCCCCTCCTTCCCGTAGGCTtctggggcatatcttcatcgtTTTCTAGAAGTTCAATAACATTCTGTGACACTGCAAAAGACTCGACCACAAAAATTCAGTCGACCGATAAATCAATTGACAGAATgaaggcaagatggcaggagtcATACCTGCTTTGGAAGTGGCCGCATCTTCCGTCTCCTCATCATCCTCGTCCTTGTAAATGGAAGtcccagaagtagcagcactACAAGTTTTCAAGACTCACTCGGCCAAGTTGGAGAATGAGTCGACCAGAATACAGAAGTTTCCGAACAACACAAGAGCAAAGAAATAAAGTAAAGTACTTATGCAGAGGCAACAAGAACATCCACCTTCATTTTAGGAAGAGCCTTCCGAGGCTTTGCAGGTGCAACCTTGGGATGCTTTGGAGCCTTTTCGGTCGCCTCGGGAGTAGATGTCCGAGTGCGCTTCGGGGCTTGCACACTTGACGTAACTGCTTTGCCCCGTCCACCTGCTGGATCGTGTGTCTGAACGTCTTTCAGAGTGGGGAGGTGATTCGACCTCTTCGCTGTTGCTTGAATCGCCACTCTCCTCTTCGTCCAAGTCCCCTGATTGCCACTGAGCGCTTTCGTCTGCACTCGCTTCTCCTTCCTGGGACAGATCCCCGTTcggcattgaatacatttcagTGTATATCTACAAGATAAAGAGTCAAACAACGTCAGTCAAAATTCGAGGATAACTGCAAGTCAGAATTAGAAGACACTTGGTATCAAATGTTAGACCTTGTCTGGTTCATGTTCGGAGTCGAATGGCGCAACTCTTCGGGACCCCCTAGGGTTGTCCTTATTTCCGGTGATGCTCTGCAGCCACTATGCCACTGTCTTCTCGTcaacctcctccgggtggatccgagcgGTGTCGTTTGAGCCcaagtacatccacatcggatgatcgcaTGCCTGGAGAGGCTGGATGCGTTGACTGAGGAACACCTCCAACAAGTCCATACCAGTCACGCCGTCACGAACCAGCCGAACTACTCGGTCGACTAGCATCAACACTTCAGCTTTCTCCTCCGGGGTCTTGAGCAACGAAGGAGGTTGGTGGACTCGGTTCATGGTGAAGGGAGGAAGACCAGCCGATTAACCAGGAGTCAGAACATCCTTGCAGTAAAACTAACTCGACTACCATCCCCTAACCGAATCAGGAAGAGTCATTATCGGAAAAGCACTCCTACCTCTCATCTGGATCCCTAAACCCCCACACATTTGGATCACTCGGGTCTTACCATCAGTCGGACTGGCCTTCTTCACATACTGAGAGCGGCAGGtaaaaatgtgcttgaaaagacctcagtgcggtcgacaacccaagaagttttcacacaaAGAGACATATGTCGCAAGATATGTGATTGTGTTGTGATAAAAATGGTGAAGTTGGGCTCCGAAAAAGTTCAGGAAACATCagaaaaaaggatgaggaggcaaaGAGAAGCCACGGTCGACATGAGTGGCAAGGAGGACACACTCACCCTCTTGCAGCTGCGGCTCGAGTTCGTTCCTCGGTAGCCTCCCAGGTCCAGGGGCAATCAAGCCCCTGCTTCCATATCATCCAAATCTTCTTGTCGAATTGTAGACCGGATCCAGTCCCCCTGAACCCAGCCGGGCGGCAATCCGGACCTTCATGATGACCCCCGACTCGTCTTCTTGCCCTTCGACttcgtcgccgccgtcgccttCTTGGCGTGCTCCAGGGCCGTTGTCCTGTCCTTCCCCATCGTCGTGGGTTGCTCACAGGCAAAGCAGCGGCGTTGAGAGCGGAGAAGGGCACGGTGGAgaagcagaggaggaggaagaggaataAGGGACACTGTGCAAACACATCGGCCTCAATGCCTTTTATGGGCTCACTTCCGAGTGGCTGATGTGTGGGCCCAAGCAATCCTATTAAATCCCGCAACAGTCACGCGCTCGGTACGTAGCAAAAAAAGCGGCACGAGAATCGAGGAAACCCTGCCTAATCCATTCCGTTTACCGCGGTGCCCTCCGTCCTGCGCGCTTCTCCAAATTTAGAATCCCGTAAGATCCGGGAACGACAGTGCAACCAGTTGTGCCAAAGATTCCGTACCATTCCAACAGTCGAAGCACATCAGTATAAGTTCACTCGACAAACCCTGAATGGACCAAGGCGGCTGAGAATGAAGTTAAAGGTTTAGCATGGTTCGCCGACCCAAGTAAAATGCCTCTGAAGCATAAAAATCAGGTCAGAACCATCTCCAACTTCATCTCCCATCGGGGGCTAATGaagatgacatgtacctagggtagggtaataggcctgacctagacacccttcCCAAGGACACTGTCCTATAGTCAAAGACATTCAAAGGACAACAACATCTACCGACTGAAATGACCTCAGAGTGCAACCCACTCGACCAACAATTTTACTTGGATaacccaattccattcgaccaaGATATAATCACTTGACCATACTAGAAACCACTCGGAGTacagaagatctaaagtcactcaggatggcaacggtcaggcgttCACTCGTAATCTTGGTCTTTATTGCTGGTGTTACCAGTAACGTCtcaccttaatgtacattgaactcCTTATAACATGGGCTGGCTGGGGTcatggcgcactctatataagccacccccctcctctgggacaagggttcgcaccccctgtaacttcacgcataatccagtcgaccgccttcgggcaccgagacgtagggcttttactttCTCCGAGaaggcctgaactcgtaaatcttgcgtgcacaacctcatcgtagctaggatcttgcctcctcttACGTACCgcctattctactgtcagacttagaaccacgacaccggCCGACCCAGAATTTCCGGCGGACGGAAGTTCCAGCTAGGTTCCGGGCTACACAGAGAGATTGCAAAAAAAAGAGCAGTTTCTCTGGGTACCTCGGAAGTTTCTCGGACCCCTGCCGAACCTTCCGGTCGCCGGAAGTTCCGGCCATCCCAGAAGTTCTCGCCTGAACAAAAGCTTTGCACTGTGAGACTTTTCAGATCAATGTGAGAAAGTAAGTTGATTCCCCAGATGTTTTTATGATgcaccccctcttaatagtgtgGCTGCCCTAAAGACTCAAGAAATAAGAAAAACACTATCGAACTCCGCTTTTCTTGGGCACTCCGCTTTTCCTTTTTCAATAAGAGAGGGAAAAACCATCCATGCTTCACTTTAACTTAATCAGTGATGTTTACACTAGAGCATGTGGTTAGAAACACAAATGAAGTTGTAATAGATGTTAAAAACAATTTAGTGCAGCAATGCACTTTCACACGCTGATTAGAAAGAAAAAGCTAGAGTGCAGCAGCGACCATGAAACGCAACACAACAAGGAGAGGAGGGGCGTCATTGCCATCAAACGTCGGCGTCTATGTCGCTAACGCTCTGAGACCCTGGGGGCAAGTCGAGGTGCTATGTGGCGTGATGGCGCTGCTGAGAAACAACTAGATAATAGATGAACAAAGGGAGTACTTTTTTGTTGAGGCGTGTTATACAATACCTGAAAGAAGCACCCCTCGTATCAATTGATTGTGGAGAACATAGAAATACGCTTTCCAAATTGTCCTAGTAATAATATGAGTTTATGCCTTCGCACTAGTCTCGTCATGACCACACATCTCATGGGCCCATCGACCAGATATCCATCCAAAATTCGCGACAACGAGCAACGCTGCGCGCAAAAGCAATCCATCCAAAAAAGCCCGGTCCCAACTAACATCCACCTACCCAAGACGCATGACTTCCTCGCATCCCCACACCCTGCCTCACCCTTAGAAAAGAAACACGCCTTCCCCGCCATGTCACCTATCCGCGCCACCCCCTTTACCCCATTCTCTGTCACCCATCTCCAATCCGACGGCCCGCACCCCGCATCACGTGGATCGCGGTCACACCCCTAGTCCCAAACCGCACTGCTATAAAGCCACCTCCCCCCACACAACACAACCATCAACATTATCTAGATCCACCTATCTTCTCCTCCACCTGCAACCATCAATATTGTCTAGATCTAACCATATTCtcctccacccgccgccgccaccaccactcCTTAGACCTAACTATCTTCTCCTCCACCGGCAACCATGAACATTGTCCAGATCTAACTATCTTCTCCTCCATCCACCGCCGCCACTTCCACTCTCTAGACATGTTTGCCCTCATAAATCCATCATCTATGTTTTCCTCCTAGGTGAGATTGTGGTATTCCAAGGCGTTGACGCACTGCACCATCCACCCTTTTCCCGACGCACCACAGTCGCTGCCCTGGCCATCCTCCTTTTACATCTTGGACGAAGACGGCGAGATCCAAAGTCAAAGGTAAGAAAAAATAATGTATTCTCTAGGAGCATAAAGGATTTTGTTCATaccattttttgttttttctagTGAGCATATTAGAACTAAATGCATATTTCCCAGGCTTCCATGGAAATCTCATTGTTCAAGTGCAGTACGTGCATTAAGATATTCAACTAGGATTATAGCAAGCCGCAGATGCGCCACACCATTCACCCTTTTCCAACGCACCACATCCATTGCCCCACTGTTAGGCCATCATTTACATCTTGGAACGGAGAAGACGAGATCTAAAGTCAAAGGTAAGGAAAAGCAATTTGTTCATGAGGAGCATAAAAGTTTTTTGTTGATACCATTTCTGTTTTTTCTAGGGAGTATATTAGAACTAAATGCATGTTTCTCAGGCTTTTTTTGAAAATCTCATTGTTCAAGTGCAACATTAAGAGCTAGGATTATCCCAAGGTGTTCTTTCGAATTATGTGTTTATGCCAATGAAGTTCTCTGAAGTAACCAATCAAGGGAAATGTATCCAACACAACACCCATCTCACTTGGGTTTCACATTTTTTTCCGAGCCTATCTTTGTTTGTTTTCCAATGTCTCTCTAGTGCACATCCACCCCAGTCGGATTCTCTTTCGAACCATGCTCGGTTCACCGAGGTTTGCCCCAATAATCCACCGAAGTTTGTGTTGCCTCTTTTGGTGACCGTGATTTCGGGAATAATTGCTGATCTAACTATTAAAAACATGTCAAGGTAAAAAGAATGAAATGTTGTTCTTCATTGTTTCACCCACCCACCCATCACTGAATGTCCTTTCCTCAATTAAAACTCGTCGTCTCGTCAATGCCTAGAAATGGCAAACAGTCAAAGTCATTTGCGGCTTTCTTGTGCATAGAGGGTGTGCATTGGAGCATGCCAGGAAGAATTCCCCTTTCTCCATTTTaggatttttctgttttttttatgAATTGGGCAGCGTAATGTTAGATTTTTGAAAGGGGTTTGAGCCGATTCTAAGGAAATGCTAAAACTATGAAAAAAAATTTATTCTAGTATCAGGAAAGAGAGGTTCACTGCATGCCATTTGTTTCAGAGGGGTATTGTTTTTCCGAATGACGGGATTTCTACATTCATTAAGAAAAAAAAAGATAAGTTTCTTGATTAATTAGGAAACACCCAGCGAAAACCAGATTACCCCGTTACTATTACTAAAGGAAACCGGGACCCCACACACACACCAATCCGCGCACCACCGCGCCCCTCGCGGCCGAATGCCGCAACCCGACGCGCTCCACCGGGCCTCCACCACGCCCGACAGTTCAGGGCCCGGCCGCTGCCCGTGCCGCCGGCCGACGGGGCCGCACGGCAGCGAGCGAGCTGGGATGAAGTCAGGCGTGGAGGTGGACGGCGGCTCCGATCCTGGTGACGGCGCCGCTGGACTTCGGGATGGATGGAGAGAGGGTAGCGAGAGGGTTCCGGATCTGCTCTTTGTTGTGGCTGGGTATCAGAGGGCTGAAAGGGGGTATGTTACTGGCTTTGTAAGATCATCGTGCAGTCTTATGCTTATACCACATCTCTAGTCTGTGAAAAACTACATATTACTCCAATTGTCCTGTGGGATAGTACCGAAATAGTTAACCTTTTATTTACACCGGCCTATTTCGTATGGTTCATTTGAATCCTTCAGGATTGTAAACATCAAATTTTAGACTGTTTGCGAGGAACAACTGTCTAATCTAGTTGAAGTTGCATGTTTCTGGAGTGTACCATGGTGAAAATGGCCAATCGTTCACTGCCCCGTTAGAGTTACTGTTAATTCATCGCATCGGTGCCCAAAGACTTGTTGCCCTGGTGATAATGAACTTGTAACTTGTGAACAAGCTCATGCCTCCAGTCTGCTGGTAAATATACTATGAACCATTGACCACGCCTCTGTGTGTTTTTCTTCAAGAGTTATATAGACAAACTGTTCTTTATTGGGAAAAAAAAATACAGAACAAACTGTTTCATCCAGTAATATTGTGTTTATAAACTTCTAAGGTACAGTGTTTAGTTGGATCACAGTCTTCTCTGTTGACATCATGTGCTGTCATTAAGAGGAAGCATATGAAATCTAATCATTGGTGAAATGTTGCACTAATGTTTTGGGAATTTGACATTTTAATTTTTGCATTACTGAAGTATCTCCCATTGCTTTCCTTCAGGTTTTTTCTGTACAATATCCTCAGACAAGTAACCGTGGAAAAGAAAGGCATGGCAAAACCATTGGTGAGGAAGGTTGCAGAGTGAGCTGCCATTACTGCGTTAAGGTGGTTTCGAGTTACAACCGCCTAGAGCACCATTTAACAGGCATCAGGGGCAATGTCAGCACAAGCTTAAGGAGTTCACTTGTGGATCGCAAGAAGAGAAAGCTTGGATGCTCAGAAAAATGAAGAAACGGAAGCATGAACATGATGAGGTTCCTCACACAAGCCCAGCCCTTCCATCTGCTCAAGTCCAGCAACCACAGCTACAACCAACTGTGTCCAATAACCGCTGCTTTCTTCATTGTCTACCGGATTTGAGGCAGCCCAAGGAAATCACATATAATTCTTGTCAACTGAAACCCAAGGTTGAGGCAAGTGATTACTTCGATTCTCCGTCAGCAAAATCAATAGGCAAGTTCTTCTCCAAACCTGCACCTGAGCCTACGTACGAAGCTGTTCTGCAGGAGCAACTAAGAGAAACTGAGAACCGCGCAAAGGAACTCAAGCAAGAGTGGCAAACAAGTGGCTGCACTGTAATTGTGGATAGTTGGAAGAGCAAGTGTGACAAAAGCTTCGTAAGTGTCCTGGTGCACTGCAGCAAAGGTACGCAGTTCCTCAGATCCATTGACGTCTCTGAAATCACTGAGGACTTGGATGAGCTAGAATCAATGCTTTCTCGCGTGGTTGATGATGTTGGTGCCCATAACATTGTTCAGATTGTCATGAATGACGTGTCACCCCATATGCAGATGGCACGGCAGTATGTGCTAAATAAATATGACAGTTTTTTCTTCGCGCTATGTGCTGACCATTGCATCAACCTTCTGCTTGAGAAAATAGCAGCGCTCGAGCATGTCAGTGAAGTCCTAATGAAGGCAAGGGAAATTACAAGGTTTTTATATGGCCATGCACTGCCAATGAAACTGAAAGGAAGATATGTTCAGGAGGAGATTTTGAGCAGTTCTTATCTGAGATTTGTGGCAGTGTTCATCACATTAGAGAGGTTAGTTTCTGCAAGAGTAGGTCTGGTGCAGATGATCAGCTCGCCTGAATGGGTTCCCTCTGGTTGGGCTTGTCTTGATTTGTTCGAGCGTATCCAGAGTATAGTAAAGACAGACGATGAATTTTGGCATGCTGCTGCTGAAATCGTGAAGGTTACAAAACCACTTGTTAGTGTGTTGTATAAACTGGAATCTGATATCTGTCCGATGGGTATCTTGTATGAAGCCATGGATAGAGCAAAGGAAGAGATATTTCTCAATGTTGGAGATGAAAGTGAGTTCTATTGGTGTATGATTGACAGGATATGGGATGGTTACTTGCATAGTCCCCTCCATGCTGCTGGTCAGATGCTAAACTCAAGGATCTTTTACACAGCTGGATTCCAGCCTGATGCTGAGATCAGCAGCGGCATCGCGGCCTGTACAATCCAACTGGGCAAGGCTCATTACAATGCCAGAAAAGCGTCTGCACAATTGGAAGTGTATGAAAAGAAGTTGGGCTATTTCGACACAGATCCAGCAATGCAGCAAATCATGGAATTACCACAAAGTAAGCTATACCCTAACCTCTTGCAAAATGACCACTCCCTAACAAGCCACTGACGGTAGTGCCTTTATGTGTCATATGTACTTGATTTTTTCCAATCTTAAGAGTGAGCTGGAATAGTGTCTGAGGTCCTCCACCAAATCTGATATGTGCATTTGTGCACCGTAACATACAGTGCGCCAACATATTTAGttagcatgtgaacatggcacaAATATATCATGTCATAAGTGCACTTCTATTCAAAGTTCAACTCCTCTGCATTAGCCTAACTTGTCAACATGGTTGTTTAAATAAATACTCCCGCcatcccataatgtaagacgtgcttgcaaaaacgtcttacattatgggacagagggagtagtagaGAAGTTAAAAGGTTTACAGATGAACGTGTAGAATGATCAACTTCTCTGCATCAGGCTAAGTTTGTCAACATAGTTGCTTAGTTTGTTGCAAGTTACAAACTGGGGTATATGGTCTGCTTAAACTGTACAGGAGCCTTCTCTTCTTCCATTTTCACTTCAACTTTCAAACCCAAACATTTACACCCACTGAGATGATCACCATTTCATTCATCCGTTCATATCATACTACATGAATTACGCACCTTCTTACCACGCTTCACTCGACATTCGCAGTTGAATGGTGGTCGACGCACGGGGCTCGCGTGCCCGACCTGCAGACCCTGGCGAGGCGGGTCCTGAGCCAGACGTGCTTCGGCGCCACCAGGTACAACATCGACTGGAGCCTGTCGGAGAAGCTGCACGCCGAGTGGGACGAGATGACGCCGCCTGAACAGGAGAGGTTCCGGCAGAAGGAGTACGTCCACTACAACCGCGtcctcgcccgcgccgccccgctcctgcacggcacctccgtgaaGCAGCACGACAGGGTGACCATGGTGCTGCACGACTGGATCAGACCGCAGAAACAGGCCGCTGGTTGCCACTGAGTGACGGCCTTCAGTTGATGCTTTCGCCTCTCCTCCCGTTTTGTtatatgtatgtgtgtgtatgcgTTAAAGCCGGACCCATCTGACGTCTTCGTTctaaaaaaatgtgtgtgtatgCTGTTGTAATGGTGTGCCGCAGTAATCTGTCGGATGCTCACTAGTGACACTCCCTTGGTACTGTCGTGGTCTGTTATGTTGTTGAAACCCTGCTGAATTTCCATGTTTGTTATGTTGTCGAAACCCTGCTGAATTTCCAAGTTATTATTAGTGTGTGCCTGACATAAACTGTAGTATATTCTACTGTGAATTAGTTTTATCTTCAGACAGCATGTCGTGGATTAGCCTTTTCTTCAGGGTATTGTGGCTTTGCTAGAGCTTTCGTGCTTGTTTTTTCATGTTCACTGGGTACAAcaatcatcatcttcttctttgtTTTTGCGAAAAGGTACAGCAATCATCTGAACATACAAACATGACGGCAAGGAGTTCTTGTAATCTCCTAGTACTAATTAGCAAGCCAATCACAATTTCAACATAGCTGCACCAAATCTGCCCCCTCTCCCTTAGAACTTAAGAAGCAAGCTTCCAGCAGACAGCAGCAACAAAGGGCGGCCAAGCtgtcgaaacacaaagagagagagagagagagagaatgcATGTCAGCAAGCTGGTGTCGCTACACTTGTATTTCTGCAAGtttcatatactccctccgttcctaaatatatgtctttttAGTGATTTCAATATaaactacatacggagcaaaatgagtgaatctacactttaaaatacatctatatacatccatatgtagtTCATATTAAAATCTCTtaaaagacatatatttaggaactgAGGGTAGTAGTAGATAAATCAGTGTACATTGTATGCTCCGAACAAGAGAAAAATGGAATACGACTTTTTCAGGCATGCTCTGATTCTCTGAATTCTGTGGTAACTAAGTTTTGGATAAATTGCTCCGGAAATATGAAAAGGTCTCAGAAACGTTGACCTTCAGCTGTTGTCATTTCAGTAAACGGTCTAACTGCATATTTTTATTTATCATTTACGAATCACAAATATCTTTCCACACCAAAAGGCCTAGCGTGACGGACAGCTACAAGGTTGGCTGAGTCAACCACTCCTAGTAACAGACACATCAGAACGGCAGCAACGACGAGTCACGAGGCGAGGGATGCGGGGCCCCCCTCACCCACCAACGAACCCAACCCACTCCTTCCCTCCCGGCCACACAAAACACCAGCCCCTCCAACGTCCAGTCCGACGCCGACGACCCACCGGCGACGGCGAGATCAATCTAGCTTCAGTTCAGAGATCTAACGCGATACTAGAACCGAGACGAAGGACGACTTGGGAAACTGAGAAGAGGAAGGAGGCGGGCTCAGTCTTACTATCCCTCCATGAAGGAGGGGGCGCTTTTAACAATAATAATTTCTTTTTCCTTTGGTGCCTCTTTTGCAGGTTTTGGAAACGAAGAAGATCAAGAAGATCTTGAAGATTTATATATGTTTAAATAGGATAGAAAATAGATAGATTTACTATAGTTCATTCTTTTTGTAAGAATTTGTAATGGTATTTTTTAAGATAACTTTTGTCATTCAGAATTAATGTATAGAATTCAGAGCGGATCTGAGCTGGGCATAATggctccctctcctcctcccacCTGCCTCTCCCTCACCACCTCCCCACCACCTCCAATGGAGATCTCTAGTTCTACCCTCGATGGATGGTCTTCTACATTGGGATTTT
This is a stretch of genomic DNA from Triticum urartu cultivar G1812 unplaced genomic scaffold, Tu2.1 TuUngrouped_contig_4787, whole genome shotgun sequence. It encodes these proteins:
- the LOC125528306 gene encoding uncharacterized protein LOC125528306 — its product is MLRKMKKRKHEHDEVPHTSPALPSAQVQQPQLQPTVSNNRCFLHCLPDLRQPKEITYNSCQLKPKVEASDYFDSPSAKSIGKFFSKPAPEPTYEAVLQEQLRETENRAKELKQEWQTSGCTVIVDSWKSKCDKSFVSVLVHCSKGTQFLRSIDVSEITEDLDELESMLSRVVDDVGAHNIVQIVMNDVSPHMQMARQYVLNKYDSFFFALCADHCINLLLEKIAALEHVSEVLMKAREITRFLYGHALPMKLKGRYVQEEILSSSYLRFVAVFITLERLVSARVGLVQMISSPEWVPSGWACLDLFERIQSIVKTDDEFWHAAAEIVKVTKPLVSVLYKLESDICPMGILYEAMDRAKEEIFLNVGDESEFYWCMIDRIWDGYLHSPLHAAGQMLNSRIFYTAGFQPDAEISSGIAACTIQLGKAHYNARKASAQLEVYEKKLGYFDTDPAMQQIMELPQIEWWSTHGARVPDLQTLARRVLSQTCFGATRYNIDWSLSEKLHAEWDEMTPPEQERFRQKEYVHYNRVLARAAPLLHGTSVKQHDRVTMVLHDWIRPQKQAAGCH